A window of Oncorhynchus tshawytscha isolate Ot180627B linkage group LG10, Otsh_v2.0, whole genome shotgun sequence contains these coding sequences:
- the LOC121847484 gene encoding serine/threonine-protein phosphatase 6 regulatory ankyrin repeat subunit A-like, whose protein sequence is MDLQLVSEDLEKAVSTAVGQDKHGTDFLNDSDVRAPISPLHLAAYHSPHYAMEVLVQSLLDLDVRDSQGRTPLDLAALKSMWSVLTSSSTRKPPSWLKTSL, encoded by the exons ATGGATCTCCAGCTAGTGTCTGAGGACCTGGAGAAGGCTGTGTCTACAGCTGTGGGGCAGGACAAGCATG GGACAGACTTCCTGAACGACTCTGATGTCAGAGCTCCCATCAGCCCTCTACACCTCGCT GCGTACCACAGTCCCCACTATGCTATGGAGGTCCTGGTTCAGTCTCTGCTGGATCTAGACGTGAGGGACAGCCAGGGGCGCACCCCTCTGGACCTGGCTGCCTTAAAAAGCATGTGGAGTGTGTTGACGTCCTCATCAACCAGGAAGCCTCCATCCTGGTTAAAGACTTCACTCTGA